GAGAACTTAGCCGCGTCGGAAGCGGCTTTATTTGACGAGTCTCGAGCCGCGGAGCGTTTGAACGCGATGCCGTCGTTCGATTCGCCCGCTCCGCTCTCGTTCACGCGCGGGGACATGTACGACGCCGGTGCCTtgaccgacgcgacgcggggcgcgagcaTGGTGTTCATGTTCAGCACCAAGTTtgcggtggacggcgacggtcgcctTGCGGTGTCACCAAACCTCAGACCCGCGCTAGCCTCTGGCGCGGTGGTTGTCACGGTGAACaacgagctcgcgacggcggacgggTTCGAGCTCGTGGCGCGGATGGACGGTCCGGACGGCGAGCGCTCTGGGGGGTCCACGGCGTACGTGTGGCGCGCCGTGTGATTCGTTTGTAAAAATAGGACGCCTCGTAATAATTCGTAAAACTCGTACCAGTACACGGTGAACGTTTCAGTAACCGCGACACCCGTCGACTGCGCAATCACTCCGCCCCAATCTCGTTGCGGTGAACCTTCTGCATgtgcgcctccatcgcctcccTGCTGTTGAACCGCTTGTTGCACTGCACGTTCCAGCAGAAGTAGTACCTCTCGTCCGTGTGCTCGCCCAtgtgcgacgcgcgctccgccgccgtgccaAACGCCTGGCCGCACTTTTGGTACGGGCACATCTGTCGCAGGTGGCCCACCCCCGGGTGCGTGAGCCAGTGCCGCTTCAGCTTGGACGAGTCCAGAAAGCCCATGGCACACCCCTCGAACGCGCACGTGTACGGCCGGTCCGTATCGTGCGTCTTGGCGTGCTTCAACAGAAAGCGCTTCTCCGCGAAAGTCTTGCCGCACGTCTCGCACGTGAGCCAACCGAcggatgacgtcgtcggaggacATATCAGCGACGAAGGTgccgcctcgtccctcgGGCGCTTGTGtccgccccccgcccccccgaCGTTATTCCCcggtcggtcgcgtcgtctcgccgcgtcgttcgcgggctCCAAAGTCGGTTCGCCGTAGACGTCGCACCGCCGTTCCTTCGCGCCCGCTCGGCCGCCCCTGGCGCACCCGGCGCAAACACCGCACTTGAGCGTCGAGTacctcggcctcgcccctcccgccgagcgcgcgtcgttcgcgtcgttcgcgtcgtcgtcgacgtcgacgaacgaggcgatcgtcggcgggggcctgccctccgccgccgccatcaccgctcgagcgaggcggagcaagtcggcgccgccgacggcgccgccgagcgggcgaaggtccggcgcgggcgcgacgaccgcgacgcccctgccgtccgcggcggcgagctcctcgaccaTGTCCGGATCGCCGCCCGTgccctgcgccgcctgcttGCTGCTGCCGTAGGTGCGAACCACGGGCtcgtcgggtcgcgcggtcgGCATCTTGGATCTGGAATTTCTGGCGTTGGTCACCCTGCGCCACGCGAACTTGGCCTTGGCCGGGTCCGCgttctcgtcctcctcgaagaGGGTTCGGCGCTGCCACGTCGCGAAAGCCCTGTGCGGGTTGTCGGcatcgccgtccgcgtcggcgttggcgtcgtcgtcgccgtggggcTTGGGCGGGTGGCGCCTGTGCCTCGACggggcgcccgtcgcgtggCGGGGCGGTTCGAGCAGATCGCACCGGCGCTTCAGCGAGCGGTTCGAGCAGCTCTTGCATCGCCCGCaccgcagcgcgccgcgcgaggtcctGAAgaacccgcgccccgccttggcttcctcctcggtcACGATCTCCGTGATGTCCTCCTCCCTGACCCGCGGGCCAGTCACCGCGGGGCTCGACGCCAGCGATCTTTCCGCCTCGGCTCCTTCCGCCTCGGCCCCCacggtgtcgtcgtccgcgtgaGACCCGACCAcgggcgtcgccacctcggccatcgcggatgccgcggcggcgacgacggcgaaggtgCGAGGCGTGTGCGAGCCGACgttcgacgacctcgccgcgctctcgaCTGGGAGGAGCGCTGCGAGTTTGACCGCTCGCCAGCGCTACAGGCACTCCGCGGCACGGGCGTCGGAGCAGCCGAGCTGAGAGTGTCGTAACGTATTTTGTCGTCTATTTTGTCTGATAATAAAGGAACTCGTCGACTCACCGCCGCAAAGAGGGCTCTCAGGGCTGATggcggccgaggaggagaagatgCCGCGACTGACGACTCAGCTGTCCGATGTATCCCTCCAGGAGAGCGTCGATAGCCCCCCCGTGGGATCGCGCAGATCGATGTGGGGCGGATTTAGTCGGGGAGGCAAGAAGGTTCGATCGCCTCCGGCTTACTCGTCTTACTCGGCTTACTCTTTCGCCAAGGGAGACCACCACGGCGAGGTCGACCACGACAAGATGCGAAAACACTCGGTCGCTCTCGCGCATCGAATCTCCGTCCACACCTCGAGGCTAGccaccgagcgcgagctcgcgaaggcgGGGGTGCGCCCGGTGTTCACCACGCACGACCCGCTCTGGAACCGACGTTGGGCGGTGTTTAACCCTCGACACCGATACGTCCAGTACTGGGACTTGAACACGCTCGTGCTCCTGGTGATCACGTGCCTCGTCACGCCGTACGAGATCGCGTTCATGGACGGCCAGCGAGGGACGAACGTCGAGATACTCTTCTGGGTCAATCAGTATATCAATCTTTCATTTGTCTTCGATATGCTCATGATATGTCTTCTCCCattcgagggcgaggacggacaGTGGGTGGTTGACAAAAAGGTGATCTTTTGGCGCTACCTGCGGAGCATGTTCTTCATCGACCTCATGTCCATCGCGCCCTTCGACATCATAGAGCGCGTGCACACAGCCAACACCGGCCCAGAGGACGGTGACATCGCGAACCTCAAGGCTTTTCGCATCCTCAAGCTCTTTAGGCTGCTCAAGGTGCTCAGGATATTCCGCGGCTTGCGCATAGTCCGCGAACGCGAGTGCGAGTACGCGATCGACTATCAAGCGCTGAACATATCGATGCTGCTCGTGGTTCTTTTAGTCACCGCGCACTGGATCGCGTGTCTCGTGGCGATCATATGCAGGTATGACCCGGCCTCGCCGGATATCGAGGATTTCTTCCCGGACCTGGTGACCGAGGCGGAGAGCCCGACAAAATTGAAGCACTACCTGTACGCCTTCACGTGGGGGGTTCAGTGGAtcgccaccggcgggggTTCCGGACACGACGAGTCTTTGGTGAGCAGCGGTATGCGGTCCTTCTTCATATTCCTCTTGATCATCGGAGCcatcgccaacgcggcgatcatcggcggcgtgaTGACAATCATCGACGAGATGAACCT
The genomic region above belongs to Micromonas commoda chromosome 4, complete sequence and contains:
- a CDS encoding predicted protein — protein: CETCGKTFAEKRFLLKHAKTHDTDRPYTCAFEGCAMGFLDSSKLKRHWLTHPGVGHLR